GCGCTCGGAAACCGCTATCGTGGCGGGCATTGCCAACGCGGTGCTGAGCAGCTTTAAAGTGGACTGGCTGGCGCTGGCGGCGGATTACAACAAAATCCGCGATCATATCGCCGCCACCATCCCGGGCTTCGCTGATTTCAATCAGAAATGCGAGCAGCCGGGCGGCTTCTACCTGGGCAACGCCGCGGCGGAACTGCGTTTCAACACCCCGGGCGGCAAAGCGCACTTCAGCGCCGCCGCGCTGCCGACCTCGCTGTTCCCGCAGCTGGGCGACATCGAGGTGCCGTTTACGCTGCAGTCGCTGCGCTCGCATGACCAGTACAACACCACGATTTACGGCCTCGATGACCGCTATCGCGGCGTGTACGGTCAGCGTGAAGTGCTGTTCATCAACCCGGAAGATATGAGCGAGCTGGGCTACGCGGCCGGTCAGAACGTGGATATCGAAACCCTGTGGAATGATGGCATCACGCGTCGCGTCAGTGGCTTTAAGCTGGTGCCTTACAACATTCCGCGCGGCAACCTGGCCGCCTACTACCCGGAAACCAACCCGCTGGTTCCCCTCTCCAGCTTTGGCGACGGCAGCGGCACGCCGACCTCCAAATCGGTGCCGGTAAAAATTTCTTTGACGTCTGAAGTGGTCACGCAGCGCATTGCCTGATAGCCTGTAAACCCGTGTAAAAAGCCGGATCTTTCCGGCTTTTTACGTTTATTACACCTTGCCGCACGACAGGTAATCGCGTAAAACTGTCTGCCGCTCTTAGGCCACGAAACTGAATTCAACTATGTTCCAGGATAACCCGCTGCTTGCGCAGCTCAAAGAGAAGCTCCATGCCCAGACGCCGCGTGTCGAAGGGGTGGTAAAAGGCACCGAAAAAGGTTTCGGTTTCTTAGAAGTCGATGCGCAGAAAAGCTACTTTATTCCGCCGCCGCAGATGAAAAAAGTGATGGCGGGCGACCGCGTGATCGCTGCGGTGCAAACTGATAAAGATCGCGAAATCGCCGAGCCGGAAACGCTGGTTGAGCCGTTCCTGACGCGCTTTGTTGGCCGGGTGCAGAAAAAAGATGATCGCCTCTCCATCGTTCCCGATCATCCGCTGATCAAAGACAACATCCCTTGCCGTCCCATTCGCAGCCTGCAGCATGATTTTCAGGCGGGCGACTGGGCCGTGGCGGAAATGCGTCGCCACCCGCTGAAGGGCGATCGCGGTTTCTATGCCGAACTGACCGAATTTATCACCACCGGCGACGATCATCTGGCGCCGTGGTGGGTGACACTGTCACGCCATAATCTGGAGCGTGAAGCGCCGGCGGTGGAATTCAGCGACATGCTGGATGAGAACCTGACGCGTGAAGATCTCACCGCGTTCGATTTCGTCACCATCGACAGCGCCAGCACCGAAGATATGGATGATGCGCTCTATGTCGAAGCGCTGGCGGACAACGCGCTGCGTCTGACCATCGCCATCGCCGATCCGACCGCTTACGTGCCGGCCGGCAGCAAGCTGGACGCGATGGCCGCCGAACGCGCCTTCACCAACTATCTGCCGGGTTTCAATATCCCGATGCTGCCGCGTGAGCTTTCTGACAACGTCTGCTCGCTGCGTCCTGACGAACGCCGCCCGGCGCTCGCCTGCCGCGTTACCGTGGCGCAGGACGGCGCGCTCTCCGACGTACAGTTCTTCGCCGCCTGGGTTGAATCGAAAGCCAAGCTGGCCTATGACGACGTCTCCGACTGGCTGGAAAGCAATGGCGAGAGCGCCTGGCAGCCGCAGAGCGAGGCGATCGCCCAGCAGATCCGTTTACTGCACCGTCTCTGCCAGGCGCGTGTCGAGTGGCGCCAGCAGCATGCGTTGGTGTTTAAAGATCGTCCTGACTACCGCTTCCTGCTGGGCGAGAAAGGCGAAGTGCTGGATATCGTTGCCGAGCCGCGCCGTATCGCGAACCGTATCGTGGAAGAGTCGATGATCGCCGCTAACATCTGCGCGGCGATGGTGCTGCGCGAGAAGCTCGGCTTCGGCATCTATAACGTCCACCTGGGCTTCGATCTCGCCAACGCTGAGCAGGCTGCGGCCGTGCTGGCCAATCACGGCGTTACCGCCGACGCTGCGGCGATGGCGACGCTGGAAGGCTTCCGCGAGCTGCGTCGTCAGCTGGACGCACAGCCGACCCAGTTCCTCGATAGCCGTATCCGCCGCTTCCAGTCGTTTGCTGAGATCAGCACCGAGCCAGGCCCGCATTTTGGCCTCGGTCTTGAAGCATACGCGACCTGGACCTCGCCGATCCGTAAATATGGCGATATGGTCAACCATCGTCTGTTGAAAGCGATTATTCGCGGCGAAAGCGCCCAGCGTCCGACCGAAGAGGTTACGCTGAAAATGGGCGAACGCCGTCGTCTGAACCGTATGGCAGAGCGTGATGTGGGTGACTGGCTCTATGCGCGTTTCCTGCAGAAAGCGGCAGGCAGCGATACCCGCTTCAGCGCCGAGATCATCGACGTTTCCCGCGGCGGCATGCGCGTGCGCCTGCTGGCTAACGGCGCCGTAGCCTTTATTCCGGCGCCGTTTATCCACGCCGTGCGCGACGAGCTGACCTGCAGCCAGGAAAACGGTACGGTGCAGGTGAAAGGCGACGTGGTGTATCGCGTTACCGACGTCATTGAGGTAACCATCGCCGAAGTGCGTATGGAAACCCGCAGCATCGTGGCGCGTCCGGCCGTCTGATACATTTCTCTTAAGGGACAGCCTGCGCGCTGTCCCTGCTTTTCCCGCTTCGCTACGCCCTCTCTTGCCTGACCCACAGGAAAAACGCCTGTCGCCTCACACTTCTCTTAAATAGCTCTTTCTTTAACAAAGCATTAAATTACTTTTAACTTGTTGTCCCTTCCGACCTCTTCCCTCTGGATGCAACAAGGAGTTAGTGATGAGAAACGTCAAAACCGGCCTGATCTGGTTAGCGGTGGCGTTGACTGGCGCATTTGCGTTCGCCATGCTGGCGATAAACCGGGGTGAACCGGTCAACGCCGTCTGGCTGGTGGTCGCCGCGGTGGCCTGCTACAGCATCGCCTACCGCTTTTACAGCCTGTTTATTGCCAGGAATATCTTTGAACTCAATGACAATCGCATAACGCCCGCCGAGCGCTATAACGACGGCCTCGACTATGTACCGACCAATAAATGGGTGCTGTTCGGCCACCACTTCGCCGCTATCGCCGGTGCCGGCCCGCTGGTTGGGCCGATCCTGGCGGCGCAGATGGGCTTCCTGCCTGGCACTATCTGGATCCTGGTCGGCGTAATGCTGGCGGGCGCGGTGCAGGATTTTCTGGTGCTGTTTATTTCGACGCGCCGCGATGGCCGCTCGCTGGGCGAAATGGCGCGTCAGGAGCTGGGCGCCTTCGCCGGGGTGATCACCATGCTTGGCGCGCTGGGCGTGATGATCATCATTCTGTCGGCGCTGGCGCTGGTGGTGGTTAAAGCCCTGGCGAACAGCCCCTGGGGGCTGTTTACGATCGCTGCCACCATTCCTATCGCGCTGTTGATGGGCATCTGGATGCGTTTCCTGCGCCCCGGAAAAATCGCCGAGGTGTCGATTATCGGTTTTGTGCTGATGATGGCGGCGATTATCTACGGCGGCGACATTGCACAGCATCCCTATTGGGGTCCCTTCTTTACGCTGAAAGGCACCACCCTCACCTGGGTACTGGTCGCCTATGGCTTTATCGCCTCGGTGCTGCCGGTCTGGCTGCTGCTGGCGCCGCGTGATTACCTTTCTACCTTCCTGAAAATCGGCGTGATCGTCGGCCTGGCGATCGGCATCCTGTTTGCGATGCCGGAGATGAAAATGCCGGCGATTTCCCGTTTTATCGACGGCAGCGGCCCGGTCTTCTCTGGCGCGCTGTTCCCCTTCCTGTTTATCACCATCGCCTGTGGTGCCATCTCCGGCTTTCATGCGCTGGTCTCCAGCGGCACCACGCCCAAGCTGGTGGAGCGGGAAAGCCATATCCGCTTTATCGGCTACGGCGCGATGCTGATGGAGTCGTTCGTGGCGATTATGGCGCTGATTTGCGCCTCGGTTATCGATCCGGGCGTCTACTTCGCGATGAACGCCCCGGCGGCGCTGATCGGCACCACGGTCGAGAGCGCCTCGCAGGCGATTAACGGCTGGGGATTTGTGGTGACGCCGGAGATGCTAAATGGCATTGCGCGCGATGTCGGCGAGGCGTCGATTCTGTCACGCGCGGGCGGCGCGCCGACCTTCGCCGTTGGCATGGCGCATATCATTACCGAGGTGTTTAACAGCCGCGCGATGATGGCTTTCTGGTATCACTTCGCCATACTGTTCGAAGCGCTGTTTATTCTTACCGCCGTTGACGCCGGCACCCGCGCCTGTCGCTTTATGGTGCAGGATCTCGCCGGCACGCTGATCCCGGGACTGGCGAATAACCGCTCGTGGCTTGGCAATATGGCGGGCACGACCGTGGCGGTAGCGGGCTGGGGCTTTTTCGTTTATCAGGGCGTGGTCGATCCGCTGGGCGGCATCAATACGCTTTGGCCGCTGTTCGGTATCGGCAATCAGATGCTGGCGTCGATGGCGCTGATCCTCGGCACCGTGGTGCTGTTCAAGATGAAAAAACAGCGCTACGCCTGGGTGACGATTTTGCCGACCGCGTGGCTGTTTGTGACCTCGATGACCGCAGGCTGGCAGAAGATTTTCCATGAAAAACCCGCTATCGGTTTTCTTGCTCAGGCGAATAAGTTCAGCAAAGCGATTGATGAAGGGGTAGTGATTGCGCCAGCGAAAAGCGTCGCAGATATGCAGACCATTGTATTAAGCAACCAGATCAACGCCGCGCTTTGCGCCTTCTTTATGCTGGTGGCGGTCACGATGCTGATCGCCGCGTTCTTCGTTATCCGACGCGCGCTGAAAAGCGCCCGCCCGACGACGCACGAAACCGCGCCGGCGCTGCGTAAGGAGGCTCGTCATGTCTGAACGCATTGCGCTGGCGCCGCCGCGGATAAGCGCGAAAAAGATCTATCGCTGCCGCCCGCTGCTCCCGGCTGTCGCGCCGGCGCCGCGCGGCCTGCGCCTGTTCTGGCAGCGGCTGGCGCAAAGTTTCCGATTGATGGTCGGGGTGCAGGATTACCAAAACTATCTGCGTCATATGCGGCAACACCACCCTGCCGCGACGCCCATGACGGAAAAAGCGTTTCATCGCTACTGCCTTGAAGCGCGCTTTCCCAGCCAGGGCGGTAAAATCGGAAAGTGCCCCTGTTAAAACATCAACGGGTGTTACCTTTTTGCCCCGGCTGTTACTATCGGAATGTAAATTAAACGCAACCGGCGCCATAAAAAGTGGCGCCTTGTTGTTCCTGCCAGCGTAAAATGTTAATTTTCGCGAGAAAAATATTCACTCAAGAGTGTGCTGTGCTTATGTATCTGGCCGGAAAGTATTACTAAAATAACAATAGTCGCGCGATCTGCTTATAGGACGGTCCGTATGCTTGAAGATCAGGGGCAAACGTTGCTCTTTACGCTGTTTGGCACCCGCAGCCCCTACTGGCACCTTACATCCGACAGCGATGCCCTCCGGCTCTCCCGCGAAGAGCTGGCGGAAACCAATCTCGCTGTGCCGCTTTCTTCCTCTCAGGCGCAGCTGCTGCGCGCCATGACGGTGGTGACATCCAGCGTTAACCTGGTGGTTAATTTGCGCGGCGAAGAACTGCCGATGCATTTTGTCGGCCGTAAGGTCAATCAGGATGAGTGGGCGGGCACCGCTTCCGCCTGGGGCGATACCTCCTCCGTGGCACGTGATTTGACGCAGGGGCTTTCCTTTGCCGAACAGGTGGTTTCAGAAGCCAATTCGGTGATCGTGATCCTCGATCAGCACGGCAATATTCAGCGTTTCAATCGCCTTAGCGAAGAGTACACCGGCCTGAAAGAGCAGGAAGTGATTGGCCGCAACGTATTTAAACTCTTTATGACCAAGCAGGAAGCGCTGGCGTCGCGCCGCAATATTACCGGCTTTTTCCGTGACGGTAGCTCGTATGAGGTTGAACGCTGGATCAAAACGCGCAAGGGACAACGTCTGTTCCTGTTCCGCAATAAGTTCGTACACAGCGGCAGCGGCAAAAATGAAATTTTCCTGATCTGCTCCGGTACCGATATCACCGAAGAGCGCCGGGCGCAGGAGCGCCTGCGCGTGCTGGCGAATACCGATACCGTGACCGGCCTGCCGAACCGCAACGCCATTCATCAGCGTATTACCGACGTGCTGGAAAAACGCGACGATCGCCAGGTCGGCGTAGTCTATCTGGATCTGGATAACTTCAAAAAGGTCAACGACGCCTACGGGCATATGTTCGGCGATCAGCTGCTGCAGGCAGTGTCGCTGGCGGTA
This DNA window, taken from Mixta gaviniae, encodes the following:
- a CDS encoding exoribonuclease II, which encodes MFQDNPLLAQLKEKLHAQTPRVEGVVKGTEKGFGFLEVDAQKSYFIPPPQMKKVMAGDRVIAAVQTDKDREIAEPETLVEPFLTRFVGRVQKKDDRLSIVPDHPLIKDNIPCRPIRSLQHDFQAGDWAVAEMRRHPLKGDRGFYAELTEFITTGDDHLAPWWVTLSRHNLEREAPAVEFSDMLDENLTREDLTAFDFVTIDSASTEDMDDALYVEALADNALRLTIAIADPTAYVPAGSKLDAMAAERAFTNYLPGFNIPMLPRELSDNVCSLRPDERRPALACRVTVAQDGALSDVQFFAAWVESKAKLAYDDVSDWLESNGESAWQPQSEAIAQQIRLLHRLCQARVEWRQQHALVFKDRPDYRFLLGEKGEVLDIVAEPRRIANRIVEESMIAANICAAMVLREKLGFGIYNVHLGFDLANAEQAAAVLANHGVTADAAAMATLEGFRELRRQLDAQPTQFLDSRIRRFQSFAEISTEPGPHFGLGLEAYATWTSPIRKYGDMVNHRLLKAIIRGESAQRPTEEVTLKMGERRRLNRMAERDVGDWLYARFLQKAAGSDTRFSAEIIDVSRGGMRVRLLANGAVAFIPAPFIHAVRDELTCSQENGTVQVKGDVVYRVTDVIEVTIAEVRMETRSIVARPAV
- a CDS encoding carbon starvation CstA family protein gives rise to the protein MRNVKTGLIWLAVALTGAFAFAMLAINRGEPVNAVWLVVAAVACYSIAYRFYSLFIARNIFELNDNRITPAERYNDGLDYVPTNKWVLFGHHFAAIAGAGPLVGPILAAQMGFLPGTIWILVGVMLAGAVQDFLVLFISTRRDGRSLGEMARQELGAFAGVITMLGALGVMIIILSALALVVVKALANSPWGLFTIAATIPIALLMGIWMRFLRPGKIAEVSIIGFVLMMAAIIYGGDIAQHPYWGPFFTLKGTTLTWVLVAYGFIASVLPVWLLLAPRDYLSTFLKIGVIVGLAIGILFAMPEMKMPAISRFIDGSGPVFSGALFPFLFITIACGAISGFHALVSSGTTPKLVERESHIRFIGYGAMLMESFVAIMALICASVIDPGVYFAMNAPAALIGTTVESASQAINGWGFVVTPEMLNGIARDVGEASILSRAGGAPTFAVGMAHIITEVFNSRAMMAFWYHFAILFEALFILTAVDAGTRACRFMVQDLAGTLIPGLANNRSWLGNMAGTTVAVAGWGFFVYQGVVDPLGGINTLWPLFGIGNQMLASMALILGTVVLFKMKKQRYAWVTILPTAWLFVTSMTAGWQKIFHEKPAIGFLAQANKFSKAIDEGVVIAPAKSVADMQTIVLSNQINAALCAFFMLVAVTMLIAAFFVIRRALKSARPTTHETAPALRKEARHV
- a CDS encoding YbdD/YjiX family protein → MSERIALAPPRISAKKIYRCRPLLPAVAPAPRGLRLFWQRLAQSFRLMVGVQDYQNYLRHMRQHHPAATPMTEKAFHRYCLEARFPSQGGKIGKCPC